A stretch of Bos taurus isolate L1 Dominette 01449 registration number 42190680 breed Hereford chromosome 5, ARS-UCD2.0, whole genome shotgun sequence DNA encodes these proteins:
- the OR6C7G gene encoding olfactory receptor family 6 subfamily C member 7G → MKNHTRPTEFILLGLSDDPEFQIVTFLFLIITYILSVTGNLTIIILTLVDSHLQTPMYFFLRNFSILEISFTTVCIPRFLGTIITRDKAISYNNCTAQLFFFIFLGITEFYLLTAMSYDRYVAICKPLHYTTIMNNRVCVLLVFCAWLAGFLNIFPPVILFLQLDYCGSNIIDHFACDYFPLLQLSCSDTWLLEVIGFYSAIVILLFTLALIILSYMFIIKTILRLPSASQRKKAFSTCSSHIIVISISYGSCIFMYANPSAKEKASLTKGVAILNTSVAPMMNPFIYTLRNQQVKQAFKDTIQKFIFFSSKCKYLQH, encoded by the coding sequence atgaaaaaccaCACAAGACCCACAGAATTCATTCTTCTGGGGCTATCAGATGACCCAGAGTTTCAGATtgtgacttttctctttttaatcatCACATACATATTAAGTGTCACTGGAAATTTGACCATCATCATTCTCACCTTAGTGGACTCCCATCTACAGACAcctatgtattttttcctcagGAACTTCTCTATATTAGAAATTTCCTTTACAACTGTCTGTATTCCTAGATTTCTGGGCACAATTATCACCAGGGACAAAGCAATTTCATACAACAATTGTACAGCTcagttgtttttcttcattttcttgggtatcACTGAGTTTTATCTTCTAACTGCCATGTCCTATGATCGCTATGTAGCTATCTGCAAACCCCTGCATTACACAACCATCATGAACAACAGAGTCTGTGTACTGCTTGTCTTTTGTGCTTGGCTGGCAGGGTTCTTAAACATCTTCCCACCTGTTATTCTTTTTCTCCAGTTAGATTACTGTGGTTCTAATATCATTGATCACTTTGCTTGTGACTATTTCCCCCTCTTGCAACTATCCTGCTCAGACACGTGGCTCCTTGAAGTGATTGGTTTTTACTCTGCAATAGTGATTCTGCTTTTTACTTTGGCATTAATAATTCTATCCTACATGTTCATCATCAAGACAATTCTGAGATTGCCTTCTGCCAGTCAGAGAAAAAAGGCATTTTCTACATGCTCCTCTCACATCATTGTCATTTCCATCTCTTATGGAAGCTGTATATTCATGTATGCCAACCCATCAGCAAAAGAAAAAGCATCCTTGACGAAAGGAGTAGCAATTCTGAATACTTCTGTTGCTCCTATGATGAATCCGTTTATATATACACTGAGGAACCAGCAAGTGAAGCAAGCCTTTAAGGACACCATCCAAAAGTTTATCTTTTTCTCAAGTAAATGCAAGTATCTACAGCattga